In Desulfatiglans sp., the genomic stretch GATATTTGAAGCACAGTATATCTTAAAGGGTATTAAGAGATACTGGAGAAGCTGGCATTTATCGGTTAAATCCAGTAATCGATAGAATCATTTATAAATAAATTTTCATCAGATAAATATCAATATAAATTTGGATTATCCGCCTTTTTCCTGATTTATCCCTCCTCCTAATTTACGATTTGACTTGGAAAGAAATTTGCTTTAACCATAGCATAGGAAATATAGATAAATCTGGAGATTTAATAATGGATTACAGAGAGATAGAGGCCCTTGCTCTTTCCTGTGGCTTTACCCACGTAGGAAAGCTTGATACTGATACTATCAAGGTGCGCAAAGAGGTGCGTGATTCATGCGCAGAGAATAAATGCCATGCCTATGGGAAAAACTGGTCATGCCCTCCTGTATGCGGAGAGCTTGATGCCTGTGAGAAGATTATCAGAAGTTATAAACATGGCCTGATCCTTCAGACAAAAGGGGCGCTTGAGGATTCCTTTGATTTTGAGGCAATGATGGAACTTGAAAAGGTTCACAGAAAGTCCCTTGTAAAATTTAACGATGAGATCAAAAAAGGCTATCCTGATGCTCTGGTCATAGGTACAGGCGCCTGTACCCTATGCAGTGAGTGTTCATACCCTGATAATCCCTGCCGTTTTCCCGAAAAGATGATCTCTTCAATGGAGGCGTTCGGCATTGTTGTAAGCGATGTATGCACGGCAAACAATATCCCTTATTATTACGGCCCGGGGACACTGACATATGTGGGTTGTGTTCTAATCGAATAGATTTCGTTAAGGAGTATTTATGCGTTGTCTTGAAATAAAAGGCAGTTCAAATGTATCAAAACTCATGGTGGGCGAGAGTTATAAAAATGTGGAGAAATATCTCCCTTCATCCAATGTTGTAATTGTGGCTGACAGTAATGTGTATAATCTTTATAATGATACATTCCCGCAATATAAGACCATAAAGATTGATGCAGATGAAAAGGTGAAAAGCCTTGATACAGTTAGCTTTATCATTAATGAGCTTGTTGAGATGGAGGCAGATAGAGGTCTTTTTTTACTCGGCATAGGCGGAGGTATTATCTGCGATGTTACAGGGTTTGTGGCATCCATATACATGAGGGGTGTTCCCTTCGGGTTTATATCCTCAACCCTGCTTTCACAGGTGGATGCAAGTGTAGGAGGGAAGAACGGTGTCAATTTCAAGGGATATAAGAATATAGTCGGGGTTTTCAACCAGCCTGATTTTGTCATATGTGACCCTGATATGCTTAAAACCCTTCCTGATGAGGAGATACTCAACGGGTGTGCTGAGGTCATTAAGCATGGTGCTATCGCTGATAAAAATCTGTTTGAATACCTTGAGAAT encodes the following:
- the aroB gene encoding 3-dehydroquinate synthase; this encodes MRCLEIKGSSNVSKLMVGESYKNVEKYLPSSNVVIVADSNVYNLYNDTFPQYKTIKIDADEKVKSLDTVSFIINELVEMEADRGLFLLGIGGGIICDVTGFVASIYMRGVPFGFISSTLLSQVDASVGGKNGVNFKGYKNIVGVFNQPDFVICDPDMLKTLPDEEILNGCAEVIKHGAIADKNLFEYLENNHKAILKLDNDVIERIVYDSIKIKSDVVNRDEKERGERRILNFGHTIGHAVEKVTGVSHGKAVSIGMSAAAGLSESRGILTQPDKERIIELIKNLGLPFELKADKQRILDAMKRDKKRDGGTIHFVLLHGIGKAVIEDLSIKELEEYFILTK
- a CDS encoding DUF2284 domain-containing protein, with product MDYREIEALALSCGFTHVGKLDTDTIKVRKEVRDSCAENKCHAYGKNWSCPPVCGELDACEKIIRSYKHGLILQTKGALEDSFDFEAMMELEKVHRKSLVKFNDEIKKGYPDALVIGTGACTLCSECSYPDNPCRFPEKMISSMEAFGIVVSDVCTANNIPYYYGPGTLTYVGCVLIE